A single window of Paenibacillus sp. SYP-B4298 DNA harbors:
- a CDS encoding amino acid ABC transporter permease, with protein MSIDPGFIWTAFVKLFAALPMTLLITASSVLVGLLIGTAVALLRIYKVPVLQHLAAFYVTFIRGTPMLMHLFLVYFGLPVLIDAVSGALGLAFTSGQIPVLYFVLIAFSLTSGAYQAEIVRSGILAIDRGQVEAAYAIGMTTRQTLARIVLPQALAVSLPHLSNSLIGMLHGSTLAFTVTAVEIFSQANIVAATNWKFFEAFIAAALIYWGITVLIEKSVGLVEKKISIYNRGGVA; from the coding sequence ATGAGCATCGATCCGGGATTTATATGGACAGCGTTCGTCAAGCTGTTCGCTGCGCTGCCGATGACGCTGCTCATTACAGCCAGCTCCGTGCTTGTCGGCTTGCTGATCGGAACGGCTGTTGCGCTGCTTCGCATCTATAAGGTGCCCGTGCTGCAGCATCTCGCAGCCTTTTATGTCACCTTCATTCGCGGGACGCCGATGCTGATGCACCTGTTCCTGGTTTATTTCGGCCTGCCGGTGTTGATCGATGCGGTGTCTGGAGCGCTCGGGCTAGCGTTCACCTCCGGCCAGATTCCGGTGCTGTATTTTGTACTGATTGCCTTCTCGCTCACCTCGGGCGCCTATCAAGCAGAGATTGTGCGCTCCGGCATTCTTGCGATCGACCGCGGGCAGGTGGAGGCGGCCTATGCGATCGGGATGACGACCCGCCAGACGCTGGCGCGTATCGTCCTGCCGCAAGCCTTGGCCGTTAGCCTGCCGCATTTGTCCAATTCGTTGATCGGGATGCTGCATGGCTCCACACTGGCCTTCACGGTTACTGCCGTCGAAATTTTCTCGCAGGCCAATATTGTGGCAGCTACCAACTGGAAGTTTTTCGAAGCGTTTATAGCAGCCGCCTTGATCTATTGGGGCATTACCGTACTTATTGAGAAAAGCGTCGGCTTGGTGGAGAAAAAAATCAGCATCTACAACCGGGGGGGAGTCGCATGA
- a CDS encoding transporter substrate-binding domain-containing protein: MKTWSTLTTALVALMLVLSGCGASASETSSSQASGTGSNVASQSVKKIVVGTGTQFPNVCFIDENGKLTGFDVELVKELDKRLPEYEFEFKTMDFANLLLSLETNKIDFVAHQMEKNPYREEKYLFNKEPYSIFLSKVAVDKTNDSVQSIDDLKGKKVYTGATSNQAFFLQQYNKEHNDALEIVYSSGAANDLVNLIQSKRVDATLMTDFALRFYVGADGEPALKTVGEPLIQSDVLFVLRKDSQELADALDKAIKETKADGTLAKLSIEWLGEDFTKGLDEVQK; the protein is encoded by the coding sequence ATGAAAACATGGTCTACACTTACAACAGCGCTAGTCGCATTGATGCTGGTGCTATCCGGCTGCGGAGCTTCCGCCAGTGAGACATCATCGTCGCAAGCGTCCGGTACAGGAAGCAACGTTGCGAGCCAAAGCGTGAAGAAGATTGTCGTAGGCACGGGAACACAATTTCCCAATGTATGCTTTATTGATGAGAACGGCAAGTTGACTGGCTTCGACGTCGAGTTGGTGAAGGAGCTGGACAAACGTCTGCCGGAATATGAATTCGAGTTCAAGACGATGGATTTCGCCAACCTGCTGCTTAGTCTGGAGACGAATAAGATTGACTTCGTCGCTCATCAGATGGAGAAAAATCCGTATCGTGAAGAAAAGTATCTGTTCAACAAGGAGCCATACAGCATCTTCCTGAGCAAGGTTGCGGTGGACAAAACGAATGACTCTGTTCAATCCATTGATGATCTGAAGGGCAAAAAGGTCTATACTGGCGCGACCAGCAATCAGGCGTTCTTCCTCCAGCAATACAATAAGGAGCATAACGATGCGTTGGAGATTGTCTACTCGAGCGGGGCGGCCAATGATCTGGTTAATCTCATTCAGAGCAAACGGGTAGATGCGACACTGATGACCGATTTCGCGCTTCGCTTCTACGTTGGGGCGGACGGGGAGCCTGCGCTCAAGACGGTAGGCGAGCCACTGATTCAATCGGATGTGCTGTTCGTCCTGCGCAAGGATAGCCAGGAGTTGGCCGATGCGCTGGATAAGGCGATCAAGGAAACGAAAGCGGACGGAACCTTGGCCAAGCTAAGCATTGAATGGCTGGGTGAGGATTTTACGAAGGGTCTGGACGAAGTGCAAAAATAA
- a CDS encoding amino acid ABC transporter permease, producing MGRGFDLNYVYQFIPKLLAYLEITLLIVAASMVLGIMVGLIVALPRLYNIPVLRRLSAIYVSFFRGTPILIQLFLIYYGLPELLKGIHLDLSKMPVLVYVIVTYGLHSGAFISEAIRGAVGAVDRGQVEAAYAIGMSGFEAFTRIVLPQAAAVSLPVFANLVIANLKDTSLAFTLGVMEMTGKSQTLGMATQHFVEVYIALSLIYFAISMLLERLFLLAERRLLRYEPGLSTTATKRTLLQSLFVPQWKKGGEQL from the coding sequence ATGGGCAGAGGGTTTGACCTGAATTATGTATATCAATTTATTCCGAAGCTGCTTGCTTATCTTGAAATTACACTGCTGATCGTCGCTGCCTCGATGGTGCTGGGTATTATGGTCGGATTGATCGTCGCATTGCCGAGACTCTACAACATTCCTGTACTGCGGCGTTTGTCCGCCATCTATGTCTCGTTCTTTCGCGGGACGCCGATATTGATTCAGTTATTCCTGATCTATTACGGTTTGCCTGAGCTGCTCAAGGGCATTCATCTGGATCTATCGAAGATGCCGGTGCTGGTCTATGTCATTGTCACGTATGGCTTGCATAGCGGGGCCTTTATCTCAGAAGCAATCCGTGGCGCGGTCGGCGCGGTCGATCGCGGGCAGGTAGAGGCGGCTTATGCGATCGGGATGTCCGGCTTTGAGGCCTTTACCCGCATCGTGCTGCCGCAAGCCGCAGCCGTATCGCTGCCGGTGTTTGCCAATCTGGTCATTGCCAACCTGAAGGACACGTCGCTCGCCTTTACATTGGGCGTTATGGAGATGACCGGCAAGTCGCAGACGCTTGGCATGGCGACACAGCATTTTGTTGAAGTGTATATCGCGCTGTCTCTGATCTACTTTGCTATCAGCATGCTGTTGGAGAGGTTGTTCCTTCTGGCGGAGCGTCGGCTGCTGCGCTACGAGCCGGGGCTGAGCACGACGGCGACCAAGCGCACCCTGCTGCAAAGCCTGTTCGTGCCGCAATGGAAGAAGGGAGGGGAGCAGCTATGA